One window from the genome of Artemia franciscana chromosome 12, ASM3288406v1, whole genome shotgun sequence encodes:
- the LOC136033743 gene encoding transmembrane protein 161B-like isoform X1: protein MALFGFQLVLTMIAASVMQKFSGRFSLGRWLICSTKLFTYLPPSDEYLHSLAGHIKEKKKKRDRNDDDDKVFKVPRNLDISLNKKMITLEDVINLKYYIDYQWLIDFSLYAFLVYGLTEVYYGIYKDVGNQMNLSVLWCGVLLCYSVKLLISTTGLYFRSDETQAERSIVIISGCSYFVFALAILIVDEKKLELGLDSAYASFNQSAHEFLNLAGIDSDGIASKLILKLCVAVCCGISAALITFPGFRLSRMHWDALKLCQGKPFKKLLLHTNFIMPFLVALMWVKPLTREYFTERVFSGRDKPFMTDNMFDILRIILTIFFCISRIILLPIYLQVYLNSAEQSLLSQKKEVGRVSNVDVQVTVARPFHCLFIVALQIVAPVMITLCLAVLYKTLGDFSWLGNPVNRHFSRNQTFSAPSDGTNQKEQFATAMSMFRDVFGIKVFRGLLGFATWWANFVIFATSSLGIAYCSYFNAS from the coding sequence ATGGCTCTTTTTGGGTTCCAGTTGGTACTGACCATGATTGCTGCATCAGTGATGCAGAAATTTAGTGGCAGATTTTCACTCGGGAGGTGGTTGATCTGTTCAACGAAACTTTTTACTTATCTTCCGCCATCAGATGAATACCTACATTCACTAGCAGGTcacataaaagagaaaaagaaaaaaagagatagaaaTGACGACGATGATAAAGTtttcaaagttccaagaaacTTAGATATTAGCTTGAATAAAAAGATGATCACCCTTGAAGATGTTATAAACTTAAAGTATTATATTGACTATCAGTGGTTAATTGACTTTTCATTATATGCTTTTTTAGTATATGGATTAACTGAAGTTTATTATGGTATTTACAAGGATGTTGGAAATCAAATGAATCTGAGCGTTTTATGGTGCGGAGTTCTTTTGTGTTACAGCGTAAAACTTCTGATAAGCACAACTGGTTTATATTTTAGAAGTGATGAAACTCAAGCAGAGCGCAGTATTGTTATCATATCTGGTTGTAGCTACTTTGTTTTTGCGCTGGCAATTTTGATAGTTGACGAAAAGAAGCTAGAGCTAGGTCTAGATTCAGCTTATGCAAGCTTTAATCAAAGTGCCCACGAGTTCCTCAACTTAGCTGGGATTGACTCTGATGGAATAGCAAGTAAATTGATTTTGAAGTTGTGTGTTGCTGTATGTTGCGGAATATCAGCAGCTTTAATTACATTTCCTGGTTTCAGACTAAGCCGTATGCACTGGGATGCCTTGAAACTGTGTCAAGGGAAACCATTTAAGAAGTTACTACTGCATACTAACTTCATCATGCCATTTTTGGTTGCTCTAATGTGGGTGAAGCCACTTACTAGAGAATATTTTACAGAGCGTGTATTCTCAGGGCGGGATAAACCCTTCATGACAGATAATATGTTTGATATACTAAGGATTATTCTGACTATATTCTTTTGCATTAGTAGAATTATTTTGTTGCCAATATATTTACAAGTATACTTAAATAGCGCTGAACAATCCCTGCTATCACAAAAGAAAGAAGTAGGACGTGTTTCCAATGTTGATGTTCAAGTAACTGTTGCTCGCCCTTTCCATTGTTTGTTTATAGTGGCATTGCAAATTGTTGCTCCAGTTATGATCACACTCTGCTTAGCCGTTCTATATAAGACCCTGGGGGATTTCAGTTGGTTGGGAAATCCTGTAAATAGACATTTTAGTAGAAATCAGACGTTTTCTGCTCCTTCTGATGGCACTAATCAGAAAGAGCAATTTGCCACAGCTATGTCAATGTTTAGGGATGTCTTTGGGATTAAAGTGTTTCGTGGACTGTTGGGTTTTGCCACCTGGTGGGCCAATTTTGTGATATTTGCAACGTCATCCCTAGGAATTGCCTATTGTTCTTACTTTAATGCtagttaa